The stretch of DNA TTGGGATCAAGCGGCGTGTCGGTCGCGAGCGCGGCCAGGACGGGCAGAAGATCGGCATCGAGGGTCGCTCGATGTCGGCCCTTTGATTCCCGCTTGTAGTCGCGCTTGAACCGGGTCGAACGATCAATCGTCCGCATGGAGGTCCGCCATCAGCGCATCGACGCTGGCAAACTTGGTCCCCTTCCCCGCCGCCAGCTCTGCCATTGCCTCGCGTGTCGCGGCGTTCGGAACCTTGACCTCGAAAGGCAAGCGCCGTTCGTCGGCGATACGCAGCATCAGCAGCCGGATAGCGTCGGAGATCGAAAGGCCCATCGCGCCCAGCGCGGCGGTGGCGCGTTCCTTCGTCGTATTGTCGATCCTGGCGCGGACATAGGTGTCGGAAACAGCCATTGGGATTTCCTTCTGAAAACGTAGTCCCAATGTAGTCACAAAATCTGATTTTGGCAATGGGTGCGGTGATTATGCGCCTGCCGCTGGCGCGGCACCGTGGCTCTAGTCGCTCACGCTCCCCAAGCCCGCAAGCGGTCTTGGCCCAAGGTAACGATCCACATGGCGGAAGCGAGATCGCTGCGCGGATCTCGCGCAGCAGTGCCGGGGGAAAGGCGGTCCCGGCCGCCTCTCCCCCGCAACGGCAATCAGCGGGACCGTGGCTCACTCGGCTGCGCCTCCCTGCGCCGCGCACCACTCCCGCAGATTCCCGCTGCCCCCCTCTCTCGCCGGCGTTCTTGGGCGTCCGTGTTCCGGCCGATGGCATGGCCATCGCCGGACAGGCGATTTGAAGGGAGTAAAGACGATGACCCACGAAACCCGCGAAAGCTGGCTCAATGCCGTGGCGCAGGGCATGGCTCTGCTGTTCGAGGCGCTGGACGCCCCCTGCCCGACCGCTTACGCGTGGCGATCGGCTTCACCAGCAGAGGCGCGAAGGGCAAGGCGATCGGTGAGTGCTGGGACAACCGACTTAGCGCGGACGGGCATTTTGAAATCTTCATTCGCCCGGACCTAGCGCACGCGCCCGATGCGATGCCGGCGCAGATCGCGGCCATCCTCGCGCATGAGCTGGTCCATGCCGCCGTCGGCATCCCGGCAGGGCATGGGAAGGCGTTTAAACGGGTCGCGCTGGGGCTGGGGTTGGTCGGGCCTATGCGCGCCACCACCCCCGGCGAGGCGTTCCTTGCGGCCGTCGCACCGATCCTCGATGCCGCTGGCCCCCTCCCCCATGCCCGTCTCGACACGGACGGGGAGTCGACCGCGCCCAAGGAGCAGAAAACCCGGATGCTGAAATGCGAGTGCGCGACGTGCGGCTATACCGCGAGGACCGCGCGCAAATGGCTTGAGCAGGCCGGAGCGCCGCTTTGCCCGATCGAGGATCACGGCCAGATGAGCCATGAGGCGCTGGACGATGACAGCGAGGATGAGGGCGGCGAGGACGGCTAGACGCCCTGCCCTTTCATCCGATAGCCGCTTGCGCTATGACCACATGCAAACATGAGTTCATGTAAGGATATTCACATGCCAACAATCGCGATCATCAGCCAGAAGGGGGGCGCGGGCAAGACCACCCTCGCCTTGCACCTGGCCGCAGCCGCCGAGGATTCCGGGCATACCGCGCTGGTGATCGATCTCGACCCGCAGGCGACGGCGAGCCAATGGGCGGCATGGCGGCAGGACGCGCCCCCGGTCGTGATCGACAGCGCCCCCCCTCGCCTTGCCGCCAAGATCGAGCAAGCGACGGCGCAGGGCGCGGAGTTCATCGTGATCGACACCCCGCCCCATGCCGACAGCGCCGCCAGCGCCGCCGTCGAGGCGGCCGACCTGGTGTTGATACCTTGTCGGCCGAGCGCGTTCGACCTGGCCGCGATCAAGACCACGGCCAGCCTTGTGAAGATGCGCGGCAAGCCCGCTTTCGTGATCTTCACGGCGGGAAGCCCGACCGCGCCACGCATGTATGACGAGGCGGCGCAGCTCGTGCAGGGTTACGGGCTGGACGCCTGCCCGCTGCGTGTCGCGGATCGCGCCGCGTTCCGCCATGCGGCGACCGAGGGAAAAACCGTGATGGAGATCGAACCGAATGGCAAGGCGGCCGATGAGGTGCGTCAGCTTTACAAGTGGGCATGTGAACATGTAAACATGCCAGCAGATAGGAAGCGGAGGGCCAGCGCATGAGCCGGAAGGGATCATTGCTTGCATTGCGGGATCGGGACGCAGCGCCGACGCCGGCGACGGCCGAGCCGGAGGGAAGGGCGGCCGCGCCGAGCGCCCGCAGCACTGGCATAGGCACCGGCAGCAGTTCGAGCAGCAGCCCGGTTGCGCCGAGCCGTCAGGGCAAGAAGGCGATGACGGGCTATTTCAGCCCGGAAATGTCGTTCGCCATGCACATGACCGCCCGCAAGCACGGCATGAGCTTGCAGGACGCGATGGCCGAGGCGTTCAACGACTGGCTCCGAAAGATGGGGGAAAGTCCTGTAGGCAAGTGAGCATGTTCACATGCAAACATATAGCTTAGGGGAAAACTCATGGCCGTGCTAATCGTGTCCGCCATCTTCGCACTGGTGATGATCGGATTGTCCATCCGGGCAAACGCCCGTTTCCGGCAGGAAAGGAAACTGCCGATGCAATGGCGGCTTTCACGATGATTGTGTTGAAAAACTCTCAGAGGCATTTCCTTGGGTAATATTCGAATTCAGGCGCAGTGGCAGGCGCATCAATGATTCGCAGGGCGCGGGCCGTCTGCATCATTGTTACCGAAAATCGGCGGGACGCACCTCAGCACCGACTTTTTCAACACAATCACGATCAGAGCCGCTTTCCAATTTGGTGAATTGGTCCGCACCTCGCGTTCTAGCTCTCAGCTTCACGCCCTTCCTTGCGATCTGTGTGCTGGGGCTGTTCAATGTTACCGCGATGACCCTAACGCCGAGGCCAGGGCAGGAGGGGATGCTGTTACCGTCCCCGATCTTTATTGGAGGCGCGTTCGTGGCGGCCCATGTTTTCCAGCTTTGGTTGATCGGAAGGAGCCTGGGCCGAAGTTAAACTCAATGTCGTCATGTTCACATGCAAACATGGCAGTTAACGCCACGACACTGGGGGCGTTTGCGGGAGGGGGCGGAATCCTACGCCAAGCTCGCCCAGATAGCCGGCGCGAGATCTTACTTGTTGCTGCCTTCTACGGTCGCGCCAGAAAGGCGACGGCTCAGTTCTATCCGGCGATGGCTACGCA from Sphingobium sp. WTD-1 encodes:
- the parA gene encoding ParA family partition ATPase, translating into MPTIAIISQKGGAGKTTLALHLAAAAEDSGHTALVIDLDPQATASQWAAWRQDAPPVVIDSAPPRLAAKIEQATAQGAEFIVIDTPPHADSAASAAVEAADLVLIPCRPSAFDLAAIKTTASLVKMRGKPAFVIFTAGSPTAPRMYDEAAQLVQGYGLDACPLRVADRAAFRHAATEGKTVMEIEPNGKAADEVRQLYKWACEHVNMPADRKRRASA
- a CDS encoding type II toxin-antitoxin system RelB/DinJ family antitoxin; amino-acid sequence: MAVSDTYVRARIDNTTKERATAALGAMGLSISDAIRLLMLRIADERRLPFEVKVPNAATREAMAELAAGKGTKFASVDALMADLHADD
- a CDS encoding ribbon-helix-helix domain-containing protein, which encodes MSRKGSLLALRDRDAAPTPATAEPEGRAAAPSARSTGIGTGSSSSSSPVAPSRQGKKAMTGYFSPEMSFAMHMTARKHGMSLQDAMAEAFNDWLRKMGESPVGK